The Bacillota bacterium nucleotide sequence GCAGTCGAGCGCGGGCTTAGCCCCGGGCACGATGCTGGTTGCGATGCCACGGAATGCCGGAACCATTTCGGCAATGAACATCCGGACGCCCTGCAGCAGAACCAGTACGCCGGCGGTGAAGCCCAGCGCCTTGAGGATCGAGAATATGAGGTAGTTCTGGCCGCCGCTAAGATTCTTCTCGATGTACTCGGGTCCCGCCACCAGCGCCGCCGGAATAGATACTATCAACATGATTATAGACATGCTTATAGCCATATCGCGGAAGAAGCTCCACCTGTCAGAAACGGCGACTTCCTCGGCGCTGTCCCTGGGGTTCCCAAAGGGCTTCGCAATAACCGCTCCAAGCACGTTAAGCAGCGTCTGCCCGTGACCGAAAGCAACGTCATCCGTGCCAGTAATCCTGCGCATGAACGGTTGCGCCATAGCCGGGAACAACGTGGTGTAAAGCCCTTGGACCACGGAACCCAACACCACTATCGCGGTGCTGGAGAGCCCAAGCGTGTGCAACACAATGGCCCAGGCGCCCGCATGAATCCACAACATGTGCCCCGTAAGGTAGATGTACTTCCACGGGGTCACACGAGCCAGGATAACATTCACCAGGAAGCCAAACGCCAGAATTAATGCAGTTTCCCGCCCAAGCTTGGCAGCTACGGAGGCCACAACCAGCTCGTCAAACGGCACGAACCCCTGGAGATTGTACGCTTGCATGAACATCTTGGTGATGGGATCCAGAGAGCTTACAATGGCACCGGCGCCCACACCCAGGATCAAGAACCCAAGCATGGTCTTGACCGTGCCTGACAGAACCTCGGAGAACGACTTGCGCTGTACAATCAGGCCTACCAACGCCACCACTCCGATCACGATCGCCGGAGTGCTGAAGAACTCGACAATAAACTCGAGCATCGCGCACCCTCCCTTTTGTTTTCGGAGTTATGATGGCTCCACCGGAGAACACCCTCGGTCGCTCGGCCGGCCCCACCCCCCTACCCCACCGAATCCAGGATCTGGTCTACGCCAGCAACTCGCGCACCAGCGGCAGAAGCTTCTCCTCAATTTCCCTACGATCAGTGAGATTGTTGATCAACACCACCCTTCCTTGATAGTCCTTAAGATGGCGCTTCATGTCCTGGGGCGCCACCACGATGTCGGCAGCCTGCCCTTTGAAGCTACCCAGATCCCACGCCTGGACATCAGCCTTGATTCCGTGTGCGCGGAAAATGTCGCCGATAGTCATCTTCAACATGAGACTGGTGCCGAACCCCATGCCGCACAGCGCAACTACTCTCATGCCAGTCCCTCCCCCAGTGAAAAAGCCCGGAATACCGCCAGGACATCGTCTTCGGTCCGTGCCCGCCGAAGGGCATGTACCCGTTCGGCCCCGGCCAGGAATCGCGCAAGCTCAGCCAGAACCTCAACGTGTTCCTCCGCGCGCGAAGTACCAAAGGGAATAACAAGGTCAACGGGATCGTTCACTTCGCTTCCGAAGGCCACGGGAGTTGCCAACCGAACCAAGCCCACGCATGTGCGCAGCGCCCCATCCTCTGGCCTGGCATGTGGAAGTGCAACGCCGGGTGCCACTACGATGTAGGGGCCCATTTCACGCACCGTACGCACCATTGCCTTCGTGTACTCGGGATTAACATCCCCACAAGCCTCGAGGAGTCGACCCGCCGTTCGTACAGCCTCCTCCCAGCCCGCTACGGCCACATCCAGGATAACGTGGCCCCGAAGCAGCACCCCTATCCTGCTCACCTTCCCACCCCACGCGCCGCTCTCATCAGAACCCCAACCTGACCACTCGAGAAAGGTGTTGCGGGCGGTCAGGGTCGAACCCTTCACTGGTAGCCCGGCAGTAGGCCAGCAGCTGCAAAGGTACGATGGCCAGCGCCGCTCGGGCCCATTCGTCGAATCTGTCGACAGGCAACTCCACGACGTGTTCCGCGCCGGCGACCGGAGCCCCCACCGCCAAGGTCCGCGCCGACAACGACTGCAGTTCCTGCAACAACTCGGACTCCTCCCGCCGGGCTACGTCCGACGTGATACTCACCACCAGCGTGTTGGCGTCCAATACAGACATGGGCCCGTGACGGAATTCCAGAGTGTGGTACGCCTCAGAATTGGCCAGGGCCATCTCTTTGATCTTCAACATTCCCTCGCAAGCTATACCGTAGAAAGGCCCACTACCGAGGAATACAAAACGGCGGATAGAT carries:
- a CDS encoding PTS ascorbate transporter subunit IIC, yielding MLEFIVEFFSTPAIVIGVVALVGLIVQRKSFSEVLSGTVKTMLGFLILGVGAGAIVSSLDPITKMFMQAYNLQGFVPFDELVVASVAAKLGRETALILAFGFLVNVILARVTPWKYIYLTGHMLWIHAGAWAIVLHTLGLSSTAIVVLGSVVQGLYTTLFPAMAQPFMRRITGTDDVAFGHGQTLLNVLGAVIAKPFGNPRDSAEEVAVSDRWSFFRDMAISMSIIMLIVSIPAALVAGPEYIEKNLSGGQNYLIFSILKALGFTAGVLVLLQGVRMFIAEMVPAFRGIATSIVPGAKPALDC
- a CDS encoding PTS sugar transporter subunit IIB, yielding MRVVALCGMGFGTSLMLKMTIGDIFRAHGIKADVQAWDLGSFKGQAADIVVAPQDMKRHLKDYQGRVVLINNLTDRREIEEKLLPLVRELLA
- a CDS encoding PTS sugar transporter subunit IIA, producing the protein MKGSTLTARNTFLEWSGWGSDESGAWGGKVSRIGVLLRGHVILDVAVAGWEEAVRTAGRLLEACGDVNPEYTKAMVRTVREMGPYIVVAPGVALPHARPEDGALRTCVGLVRLATPVAFGSEVNDPVDLVIPFGTSRAEEHVEVLAELARFLAGAERVHALRRARTEDDVLAVFRAFSLGEGLA